Proteins encoded by one window of Clostridium bornimense:
- a CDS encoding V-type ATP synthase subunit D: protein MARLNVNPTRMELTKLKKRLATSTRGHKLLKDKQDELMRRFIDLVKYNNVLRKEVEEMLGGAFKDFVMARAVMSSEFLEEAIAYPKESISLEVDVKNIMSVNVPVMEFKRSMEDDAGSIYPYGFGNTSTELDGAIEKLYSILPKLLELAEVEKSCQLMADEIEKTRRRVNALEYMTIPSLQETIKFIKMKLDENERSSITRLMKVKSMIE from the coding sequence ATGGCTAGACTTAATGTGAATCCAACAAGAATGGAACTCACTAAGCTTAAAAAGCGTTTAGCTACTTCTACAAGGGGTCATAAACTTTTAAAAGATAAGCAAGATGAGCTTATGAGAAGATTTATAGATCTTGTAAAATATAATAATGTTTTAAGAAAAGAAGTAGAAGAGATGCTTGGTGGAGCTTTTAAAGATTTCGTTATGGCTAGAGCTGTAATGAGTTCAGAGTTCCTTGAGGAAGCAATTGCTTATCCTAAAGAAAGCATTTCTCTTGAAGTTGATGTTAAGAATATTATGAGTGTTAATGTTCCAGTAATGGAATTTAAAAGATCCATGGAAGATGATGCAGGAAGTATTTATCCTTATGGTTTTGGTAATACTTCTACTGAATTAGATGGAGCTATAGAAAAGTTATACTCTATACTTCCTAAGCTTTTAGAACTTGCTGAAGTAGAGAAATCATGCCAACTTATGGCTGATGAAATTGAAAAGACAAGAAGAAGAGTTAATGCTCTAGAATACATGACAATACCAAGTCTTCAAGAAACAATTAAGTTTATCAAGATGAAACTTGATGAAAATGAAAGAAGTTCTATAACTAGATTAATGAAAGTTAAGAGTATGATAGAATAA
- a CDS encoding FprA family A-type flavoprotein, with protein sequence MECLELSKNIYWVGTKDKNLRVFDIIMTTDKGTTYNSYLINDDKVALIDTVKNKFFQESVEKVKEILGEKSIDYIIVNHTELDHSGSIKDFLKVYPDATIIATKAAIMYLREIINASFKSIDISSIKELNLGEHTLEFISAPNLHWPDTMFTYVKNKEILFTCDFLGCHYCPDDSIFTTYDDAYIKEMKYYYQTIMSPFSKFVKNGLDKIDNLSLKMICPSHGPIHTETYINKIKDAYYEMAKKDDVVNNKISIFYISAYGNTEKMSNYIKERLEQKGFQVETYEITSYDISYLVKVVETSKGILVGTPTINQDAVRPAWDLLNSLCPINVRGKIASAFGSFGWSGEGVPMILSRMKDLKFNVLNDGLRFKFVPDTKEYDEANEFVEKYISLLK encoded by the coding sequence ATGGAGTGTTTAGAATTAAGTAAAAATATTTACTGGGTCGGTACAAAAGACAAAAACTTAAGGGTTTTTGATATAATAATGACAACAGATAAAGGGACTACCTATAATTCATATTTAATAAATGATGATAAGGTAGCGCTTATAGATACAGTAAAGAATAAGTTTTTTCAGGAATCTGTAGAAAAAGTTAAAGAAATTCTTGGAGAAAAGTCTATCGATTATATAATTGTAAATCATACAGAGTTAGATCATTCCGGTAGTATAAAGGATTTCCTAAAGGTGTATCCTGATGCTACTATCATTGCTACTAAAGCTGCGATAATGTACTTAAGAGAAATTATAAATGCTAGTTTTAAATCAATAGATATATCATCTATTAAAGAATTGAATCTTGGTGAACATACTTTAGAGTTTATTTCTGCACCTAATTTACATTGGCCAGATACAATGTTTACTTATGTGAAGAATAAGGAAATTCTATTTACTTGTGATTTTTTAGGTTGTCATTATTGTCCAGATGATAGTATATTTACAACATATGATGATGCATATATTAAAGAAATGAAGTACTATTATCAAACTATTATGTCACCTTTTAGTAAGTTTGTTAAGAACGGTTTAGATAAAATAGATAATCTATCTCTAAAAATGATATGTCCTTCACATGGACCTATTCATACTGAAACATATATCAATAAAATTAAAGATGCATATTATGAAATGGCTAAAAAAGATGATGTAGTAAATAATAAAATATCTATTTTTTATATAAGTGCCTATGGAAATACTGAAAAGATGTCTAATTATATAAAAGAAAGATTAGAACAAAAAGGGTTTCAAGTAGAAACATATGAGATTACATCTTATGATATTTCATACCTTGTTAAGGTTGTGGAAACATCAAAAGGAATATTAGTTGGTACACCTACTATTAATCAGGACGCTGTAAGACCAGCATGGGATTTACTTAATTCTTTATGTCCAATTAATGTAAGAGGAAAAATTGCATCTGCCTTTGGGTCTTTTGGATGGAGTGGAGAAGGGGTACCTATGATTCTATCTAGAATGAAAGATTTAAAGTTTAACGTTTTAAATGATGGATTAAGATTTAAATTTGTACCTGATACAAAAGAATATGATGAAGCTAATGAATTTGTAGAAAAATATATAAGCTTATTAAAATGA
- a CDS encoding V-type ATP synthase subunit B, with protein sequence MLKEYRTITEVVGPLMAVEGVEGVKYDELVEIELQNGELRRGKVLEVNGSKAMVQLFEGSSGINLKGSKAKFLAHPLELGVSEDMLGRVFDGMGRPIDNGPNIIAEKRLDINGEAINPVAREFPDEFIQTGISAIDHLNTLVRGQKLPIFSASGLPHAELAAQIARQAKVLNSDSKFAVVFAAIGITFEESQFFVEDFKKTGAIDRSVLFMNLANDPAIERIATPRMALTAAEYLAYEKGMHVLVIMTDITNYAEALREVSAARKEVPGRRGYPGYLYTDLSTLYERAGRIKGSEGSVTQIPILTMPEEDKTHPIPDLTGYITEGQIILSRELYKKGVMPPIDVLPSLSRLKDKGIGKGKTREDHADTMNQLFAAYAQGKQAKELAVILGESALSDADKQYAKFAEAFEEEYVSQGFETNRTIEETLELGWKLLKILPKTELKRIRDEYLEKYMPREEV encoded by the coding sequence ATGCTTAAAGAATATAGAACTATAACTGAGGTAGTTGGTCCTTTAATGGCTGTTGAAGGTGTTGAAGGTGTAAAATACGACGAATTAGTTGAAATTGAATTACAAAATGGTGAACTAAGAAGAGGTAAAGTTCTTGAAGTTAATGGTTCAAAAGCTATGGTACAATTATTTGAAGGATCTTCAGGAATTAACCTTAAAGGATCAAAAGCTAAATTCTTAGCTCATCCACTAGAACTAGGTGTATCAGAAGATATGCTTGGTAGAGTATTTGATGGGATGGGAAGACCAATTGATAATGGTCCAAATATAATTGCTGAAAAAAGATTAGATATCAATGGTGAAGCAATTAACCCAGTAGCAAGAGAATTCCCAGATGAATTTATTCAAACTGGAATTTCAGCTATTGACCACTTAAACACATTAGTTAGAGGTCAAAAGCTACCAATATTCTCAGCTTCAGGTCTTCCACATGCTGAACTTGCAGCTCAGATCGCAAGACAAGCGAAAGTTTTAAATTCAGATTCTAAGTTTGCCGTTGTATTTGCTGCGATAGGTATTACTTTCGAAGAATCACAATTTTTCGTAGAAGACTTTAAGAAAACTGGAGCTATTGATAGATCAGTTCTATTTATGAACTTAGCAAATGACCCAGCTATCGAAAGAATAGCTACACCAAGAATGGCTCTTACTGCAGCAGAATATCTTGCTTATGAAAAAGGAATGCACGTTCTTGTAATCATGACTGATATTACAAACTATGCAGAAGCATTAAGAGAAGTTTCAGCAGCTAGAAAAGAAGTTCCAGGAAGAAGAGGTTACCCAGGATATCTTTATACTGACCTTTCTACTTTATATGAAAGAGCAGGAAGAATTAAAGGTTCCGAAGGATCAGTTACTCAAATTCCAATACTTACAATGCCTGAAGAAGATAAAACACACCCAATTCCTGATTTAACAGGATATATTACTGAAGGACAAATAATTCTTTCAAGAGAATTATATAAAAAAGGTGTAATGCCTCCAATAGATGTATTACCATCTCTTTCAAGACTTAAAGATAAGGGTATAGGTAAAGGTAAGACTAGAGAAGACCATGCTGATACAATGAACCAATTATTTGCAGCTTATGCACAAGGTAAGCAAGCTAAAGAATTAGCTGTTATCTTAGGGGAATCTGCATTATCAGATGCTGATAAACAATATGCAAAGTTTGCAGAAGCTTTTGAAGAAGAATATGTTTCTCAAGGATTTGAAACAAACAGAACTATTGAAGAAACATTAGAACTTGGATGGAAACTTCTAAAAATATTACCTAAGACTGAACTTAAGAGAATTAGAGATGAGTATTTAGAAAAGTATATGCCTAGAGAGGAAGTATAG
- the cls gene encoding cardiolipin synthase, whose translation MSINIIIFSVMIIINTISIFSLIFIERREPSTTWGWLLIITLLPGVGFVLYLCFGQDLSKRKIFNEKNIIDKIKLDNIDRKEHINTINASPRFSDLIKMNFNHCGALYTNNNSITTYINGEEKFKNLLKDIENAKEFVHIEYYIFKLDNLGNTILELLKKKVNEGVEVRLLIDAMGSKSIRRKEQEYIKNLGIEFALFFPGILPLINLRINYRNHRKIAVIDGVIGYVGGFNVGDEYVNKGKKFSFWRDTHLRIEGDAVTELNTRFLMDWDYANKSSTTKNPKYFPSSRNVGNIGIQIVSSGPDHIEEFIKNSYLKIINNAKDHIYIQTPYLVLDEPMIEALKISALSGVDVRIMVPYKPDHFYMPWILHANIDLLLNSGIKFYQYNNGFIHAKTIVADSSVASIGTANFDIRSFKLNFEVNAIIYDEEMAKKYEEIFREDEKVCIPLDKSKFNNRGVIKKFMESIIRLISPIL comes from the coding sequence ATGAGCATTAACATTATCATATTTTCTGTAATGATTATTATTAATACAATTTCAATATTTTCTCTTATCTTTATAGAAAGAAGAGAGCCATCTACAACTTGGGGGTGGTTACTAATTATAACTTTACTCCCTGGTGTCGGATTTGTGCTATATCTATGTTTTGGTCAAGATTTAAGTAAAAGAAAGATTTTTAATGAAAAAAATATTATCGATAAAATTAAGTTAGATAACATTGATAGAAAAGAACATATAAATACAATTAACGCTTCTCCACGATTTTCTGATTTAATTAAAATGAATTTTAATCACTGTGGTGCTTTATATACTAATAATAATTCAATAACTACTTATATAAATGGTGAAGAGAAATTTAAAAATTTATTGAAAGATATAGAAAATGCAAAGGAATTTGTTCATATAGAATATTATATTTTTAAATTAGATAATCTAGGTAATACCATCTTAGAACTATTGAAGAAGAAAGTAAATGAAGGTGTGGAGGTTAGGTTACTGATTGATGCTATGGGTTCAAAGAGCATCAGACGAAAAGAACAAGAATATATTAAAAATTTAGGTATTGAATTTGCATTATTTTTCCCCGGAATTCTTCCACTAATAAATCTTAGAATCAATTATAGAAATCACCGAAAAATAGCAGTAATTGACGGGGTCATTGGATATGTCGGTGGATTTAATGTTGGAGACGAATATGTAAATAAAGGAAAAAAATTCTCATTTTGGAGAGATACTCATTTACGTATAGAAGGTGATGCTGTAACAGAGCTGAATACAAGATTTTTAATGGATTGGGATTATGCTAATAAATCTTCTACAACAAAAAATCCTAAGTATTTTCCATCTTCTCGCAATGTAGGAAATATAGGTATTCAGATAGTTTCATCTGGCCCAGATCATATTGAAGAATTTATTAAAAATTCTTATTTAAAAATAATAAATAACGCTAAAGATCATATTTATATTCAAACTCCTTATCTAGTTTTAGATGAACCAATGATAGAGGCATTAAAGATATCTGCATTATCTGGAGTTGATGTAAGAATAATGGTTCCTTATAAACCAGATCACTTTTATATGCCTTGGATATTACATGCTAATATAGATTTACTTTTAAATTCAGGTATAAAATTTTATCAATACAACAATGGTTTTATTCATGCAAAAACTATTGTTGCCGATAGTTCTGTTGCTAGTATCGGTACTGCAAACTTTGATATAAGAAGTTTTAAATTAAATTTTGAAGTTAATGCAATAATATATGATGAAGAGATGGCTAAAAAATACGAAGAAATTTTTAGAGAAGATGAAAAAGTATGTATACCTTTGGATAAGTCAAAGTTTAATAATAGAGGTGTAATAAAAAAATTTATGGAGTCTATAATCAGATTAATATCACCAATTTTATAA
- a CDS encoding V-type ATP synthase subunit C, with amino-acid sequence MNRMDFTQAVARIRVLEKRLLNKNTFDRMLEASSKDEALKVLQDTEYSELLANISRSEDFDEVLKEELNRVYNNAYNISPDKRIVDIFAMKYIYHNIKVLLKAKYLKKDLGYMLVNISDVNFEKVELAINTRDFKAIPNYIKDAIIRAEKVFEDDNDPQKIDIVLDKLMFEHMMNLAKDLKIDFITEYVKLNIDYTNIKAMLRLKKQGKTSKALKDVYASGGDVDIKLLNRSIDEPMDSIISKFQTTSYKEVMKNGVEHYVTTGRFSEFEKLFEDYIMAKTKKAKYVTFGPEPIATYINAKETEIKIIRIIMVGKINGISEEVIRERLRDSYV; translated from the coding sequence ATGAATAGAATGGATTTCACTCAGGCTGTGGCTAGAATAAGAGTTCTAGAAAAGAGACTCCTTAACAAAAACACTTTTGATAGAATGTTAGAGGCATCATCTAAGGATGAGGCATTAAAAGTTCTTCAAGATACTGAGTATAGTGAACTTTTAGCTAATATTTCAAGAAGTGAAGATTTTGATGAGGTATTAAAAGAAGAACTAAATAGAGTTTATAATAATGCATATAATATTTCACCTGATAAAAGGATAGTAGATATATTCGCAATGAAATATATTTATCATAATATAAAAGTCCTTTTGAAAGCAAAATATCTAAAAAAAGATTTAGGTTATATGCTAGTAAATATAAGTGATGTTAACTTTGAAAAAGTAGAGTTAGCTATAAACACAAGAGATTTTAAAGCAATACCTAATTATATAAAAGATGCTATTATTAGAGCTGAGAAAGTTTTTGAAGATGATAATGATCCTCAAAAAATCGATATTGTTCTTGATAAGCTTATGTTTGAACATATGATGAATTTAGCTAAAGATCTAAAAATAGATTTTATAACAGAATATGTTAAGTTAAATATTGATTATACAAATATAAAAGCTATGTTAAGACTTAAAAAACAAGGAAAAACTTCTAAAGCATTAAAAGATGTTTATGCAAGTGGTGGGGATGTAGATATTAAATTATTAAATAGATCTATTGATGAACCAATGGATTCTATTATATCGAAATTCCAAACTACTAGTTATAAAGAAGTTATGAAAAATGGAGTCGAACATTATGTAACTACTGGTAGATTTTCAGAATTTGAAAAATTATTTGAAGATTATATAATGGCTAAAACAAAAAAAGCAAAATATGTTACATTTGGACCAGAACCAATCGCAACATATATTAATGCAAAAGAGACAGAAATTAAAATAATAAGAATTATAATGGTTGGTAAAATTAATGGTATAAGTGAGGAAGTTATTAGAGAAAGGCTGCGTGATAGTTATGTATAA
- a CDS encoding flavin reductase family protein produces the protein MSKKFFKGSVMLNPTPVVLITSKNKENKVNVFTVGWISTVCTKPPMIAMGIRPERLSHEYIKESMECVINLPSRDMVKIVDYCGVRSGKVEDKIKHFNLELEPGEKIGTPSLKKSPVALECKVTDISKLGTHDMFLCEVVGVKVEDSLINNNGKIEFNKANLITYCHGEYFGINSKSLGTFGYSVAKKKNKNKYYKENNNNKSLKQKERKY, from the coding sequence ATGTCAAAGAAGTTTTTTAAAGGTAGTGTAATGCTAAACCCTACCCCTGTTGTTTTAATTACATCTAAAAATAAAGAAAATAAAGTAAATGTATTTACCGTTGGCTGGATTAGTACTGTTTGTACAAAACCACCAATGATTGCTATGGGAATTCGTCCAGAAAGATTATCTCATGAATATATAAAAGAATCTATGGAATGTGTCATAAATTTACCATCTAGAGATATGGTTAAAATAGTAGATTATTGTGGAGTACGATCTGGTAAAGTAGAAGATAAAATTAAGCATTTTAATTTAGAACTAGAACCTGGTGAGAAAATAGGAACCCCTTCTTTAAAAAAATCACCAGTTGCTCTTGAATGCAAAGTTACAGATATATCAAAACTAGGAACTCACGATATGTTCTTATGTGAAGTAGTCGGTGTAAAAGTAGAAGACTCCTTGATAAATAATAATGGTAAAATTGAATTTAATAAAGCTAATCTTATTACTTATTGTCATGGAGAATATTTTGGTATAAATTCAAAATCATTAGGTACCTTTGGTTATTCAGTTGCAAAAAAGAAGAATAAAAATAAATATTATAAAGAAAATAATAACAATAAAAGTTTAAAACAAAAGGAAAGGAAATATTAA
- the helD gene encoding RNA polymerase recycling motor HelD: MAITLNELTYEVKVLKEKKDLINNEINIKIKKNEELELKISSLKKDAKGKYNEELDTMEKLYNVTSSSIVNYKEAIDKPYFGRVDFRERKKDCESFYIGKIGIMDSVEAEEVVVDWRAPIADLYYSGIIGDVSYEAPDGWIDGELKAKRKFIIENGEIRDAFDEGNELIIKGSNGDENLIDEFLKINLEESSSTKLKEVVATIQKEQNDIIRAPLNSALIIQGSAGSGKTTVALHRLAYLLYKYRRNLCGNDILVVAPNKMFLDYISNILPSLGVDKVKQYTMEQVALNILKMKTKYISKEEKLSEFINENEDKDLLIEASRFKGSIEFRDILDNYIEFLEKREYENIYDIKCEGFVLFKATEIRKLYGEDMKNLSLNRRKEEIRKYFLKKKKIVLSQVFEKLDMFYDLRVKKIKRDFEDSEDRRQMLTLVYNERDEKKASLLNKYKSIIEENIKVYNVKNIYDVYKEMFFNEEIAEKVQINKIPSELLDYIKESFNINDNQKVIDGDDIIAMAYLISKINGIDDKNKFRHIVIDEAQDYSPLAFSMIKEICSMESFTVVGDLAQGIYFFKGITDWNVLKEKIFDESEFIYLKQSYRSTVEIIDYANKIFRRQNLDFEPSRAVLRHGKEVKHIDVETQKEMTMKIDDICEDVLSNGKRIVAVICKSSDECKKVYSYLRRNSNYSWTLVKDRMDDFEFNFMVIPSYMTKGLEFDCSIVINENSYEDNIFDNKLLYVVLTRALHFQYIINIKY; this comes from the coding sequence ATGGCAATAACACTTAATGAACTAACCTATGAAGTAAAGGTATTAAAAGAAAAGAAAGATTTGATAAATAACGAAATTAATATAAAAATTAAAAAAAATGAAGAATTAGAATTGAAAATATCTTCTCTTAAAAAAGATGCAAAAGGAAAATATAATGAAGAATTAGATACTATGGAAAAGTTATATAATGTAACAAGTAGTTCAATAGTGAATTATAAAGAAGCAATAGATAAGCCTTATTTTGGAAGAGTAGATTTCAGAGAGAGAAAAAAAGATTGTGAAAGTTTTTATATAGGAAAGATAGGTATAATGGATTCAGTAGAAGCTGAAGAAGTTGTTGTTGATTGGAGAGCGCCTATTGCAGATTTATATTATAGCGGAATAATTGGAGATGTTTCTTATGAGGCTCCAGATGGATGGATAGATGGTGAATTAAAGGCTAAAAGAAAGTTTATTATTGAAAATGGAGAGATAAGAGATGCTTTTGATGAAGGTAATGAGCTCATTATTAAGGGAAGTAATGGTGATGAGAATCTTATTGATGAATTTTTAAAAATTAATTTAGAAGAGTCTTCATCAACTAAATTAAAAGAAGTCGTAGCTACAATACAAAAGGAACAAAATGATATAATAAGAGCTCCACTTAATAGTGCACTTATTATTCAAGGTTCTGCTGGATCAGGTAAAACTACTGTAGCATTACATAGACTGGCATATTTATTGTATAAATATCGAAGAAACCTATGTGGAAATGATATTTTAGTAGTCGCACCAAATAAAATGTTTTTAGATTATATTTCAAATATATTGCCATCATTAGGAGTAGATAAAGTTAAGCAATATACTATGGAGCAAGTAGCCTTAAATATCTTAAAAATGAAAACTAAATATATTTCCAAAGAAGAAAAGCTTAGTGAATTTATAAATGAGAACGAAGATAAAGATCTTTTAATTGAAGCATCAAGGTTTAAAGGATCTATAGAATTTAGAGATATATTAGATAATTATATTGAGTTTCTTGAAAAACGAGAATATGAGAATATATATGACATTAAGTGTGAAGGGTTTGTTCTTTTTAAAGCAACAGAAATAAGAAAGCTTTATGGAGAGGATATGAAAAATCTATCCCTAAATAGAAGAAAAGAAGAAATACGAAAATATTTTTTAAAAAAGAAAAAAATCGTTTTAAGTCAAGTATTCGAAAAATTAGATATGTTTTATGATTTAAGAGTTAAAAAAATAAAAAGAGATTTTGAAGATAGTGAAGACAGACGTCAAATGTTAACACTAGTATATAATGAAAGAGATGAGAAAAAAGCTTCATTATTAAATAAGTATAAATCTATAATTGAAGAAAATATTAAAGTTTATAATGTTAAAAATATATATGATGTTTATAAAGAAATGTTTTTTAATGAAGAAATCGCAGAGAAAGTACAGATTAATAAAATTCCATCTGAATTATTAGATTATATAAAAGAATCTTTTAATATCAATGATAACCAAAAAGTCATTGATGGTGATGATATTATAGCAATGGCATATCTAATATCTAAAATTAATGGCATAGATGATAAAAATAAATTTAGACATATTGTTATAGACGAGGCTCAAGACTATTCACCATTAGCTTTTAGTATGATAAAAGAGATATGTTCAATGGAATCTTTTACTGTGGTTGGTGATTTAGCTCAAGGAATTTACTTTTTTAAAGGGATAACGGATTGGAATGTTCTTAAAGAAAAGATATTTGATGAGAGTGAATTTATTTATCTTAAGCAATCCTATAGATCAACAGTTGAAATAATAGATTATGCAAATAAAATATTTAGAAGACAAAATTTAGACTTTGAACCATCAAGAGCAGTTTTGAGACATGGAAAAGAAGTAAAACATATAGATGTAGAAACTCAAAAAGAAATGACAATGAAAATCGATGATATATGTGAAGATGTATTAAGTAATGGAAAAAGGATAGTGGCTGTAATATGTAAAAGTTCTGATGAATGTAAAAAAGTTTATTCATATTTACGTAGAAATTCAAATTATTCGTGGACTTTAGTAAAAGATAGAATGGATGATTTTGAGTTTAACTTTATGGTAATACCATCTTATATGACTAAAGGATTAGAATTTGATTGTTCTATTGTTATTAATGAAAATAGTTATGAAGATAATATTTTTGATAATAAACTATTATATGTCGTACTTACAAGAGCACTTCATTTTCAATATATTATAAATATTAAATATTAA
- a CDS encoding V-type ATP synthase subunit F, producing MYKIGVVGDKDSVLAFKAIGIEVFPVFNEDEARKAVDKMAANNYGVIFLTEEYAAKIPDTVERYNNEIVPAVILIPSNRGSLNIGIERIHANVEKAVGVNIL from the coding sequence ATGTATAAGATTGGAGTTGTAGGAGATAAGGATTCTGTTTTAGCATTCAAAGCTATTGGAATTGAAGTTTTCCCAGTTTTCAATGAAGATGAAGCTAGAAAAGCAGTAGATAAAATGGCGGCTAATAATTATGGCGTTATATTCTTAACTGAAGAATATGCAGCAAAAATCCCAGATACTGTTGAAAGATATAATAATGAAATAGTACCAGCAGTAATTCTTATACCAAGTAATAGAGGAAGCTTAAATATAGGAATTGAAAGAATACACGCTAACGTTGAGAAAGCAGTAGGAGTAAATATCCTTTAG
- a CDS encoding V-type ATP synthase subunit A encodes MKTGKIIKVSGPLVIAEGMEEANIYDVCKVGENGLIGEIIEMRGDKASIQVYEETSGLGPGDPVVSTGEPLSVELGPGLMESMFDGIQRPLDKFFKAANSAFLKKGVHVLALDREKKWTFKPTVEVGAEVKEGYVLGTVQETAVVNHKIMVPHGIEGKVVEIKSGDFTIEEVVAVIETKEGNKDITMLRKWSVRTGRPYAKKLNPVEPMLTGQRVIDTFFPVTTGGAAAVPGPFGAGKTVVQHQVAKWGDAEIVVYVGCGERGNEMTDVLNEFPELKDPKTGESLMKRTVLIANTSNMPVAAREACIYTGITIAEYYRDMGYSVAIMADSTSRWAEALREMSGRLEEMPGDEGYPAYLGSRLAEYYERAGKVVCLGEDERVGSITAISAVSPPGGDISEPVTQSTLRIVKVFWGLDAQLAYKRHFPSINWLNSYSLYVDKIDKYLDETVAPDWSSLRLRAMTLLQEEASLEEIVRLVGLDALSEKDRLKLEVAKSIREDYLQQNAFHEEDTYTPLAKQYRMLKAILAFQDEALRALDAGVYLDKVLALEVRDRIARTKYISKNELEKIDDVIVELKQAVDKLISEGGLADA; translated from the coding sequence TTGAAAACAGGAAAAATAATTAAGGTATCCGGACCTTTGGTTATTGCTGAAGGAATGGAAGAAGCAAATATATATGACGTTTGTAAAGTTGGAGAAAATGGACTTATTGGTGAAATCATCGAAATGAGAGGCGATAAGGCATCAATTCAGGTTTATGAAGAAACAAGTGGTCTTGGACCTGGGGATCCAGTAGTTTCTACAGGAGAACCATTATCAGTAGAACTTGGACCAGGACTTATGGAATCAATGTTTGATGGTATTCAAAGACCATTAGATAAGTTCTTTAAAGCTGCTAACAGTGCATTCTTAAAGAAAGGTGTTCATGTTTTAGCTTTAGATAGAGAGAAAAAATGGACATTTAAGCCAACAGTAGAAGTTGGAGCTGAAGTTAAAGAAGGTTACGTTCTTGGAACAGTTCAAGAAACTGCAGTTGTAAACCATAAGATAATGGTTCCTCATGGAATCGAAGGTAAAGTTGTAGAAATTAAATCAGGCGACTTTACAATCGAAGAAGTAGTAGCTGTTATTGAAACTAAGGAAGGTAATAAAGATATTACTATGCTTAGAAAATGGTCAGTAAGAACAGGAAGACCATATGCTAAAAAATTAAACCCAGTTGAACCTATGCTTACAGGTCAAAGAGTTATTGATACATTTTTCCCTGTAACTACTGGTGGTGCTGCTGCGGTACCAGGACCATTCGGAGCTGGTAAGACAGTTGTTCAACACCAAGTTGCTAAGTGGGGAGATGCTGAAATAGTTGTTTACGTTGGTTGTGGTGAACGTGGTAATGAGATGACAGACGTTCTTAACGAATTCCCAGAACTTAAAGACCCTAAGACTGGTGAAAGCTTAATGAAGAGAACTGTACTTATTGCTAATACATCAAACATGCCAGTTGCAGCTAGAGAAGCATGTATATATACAGGTATAACAATAGCTGAGTATTACAGAGATATGGGTTACTCTGTTGCTATAATGGCTGACTCAACTTCAAGATGGGCAGAAGCATTAAGAGAAATGTCTGGTAGACTTGAAGAAATGCCAGGGGATGAAGGATATCCAGCTTACCTTGGATCAAGACTTGCTGAGTATTATGAAAGAGCTGGTAAAGTTGTATGTTTAGGTGAAGATGAAAGAGTTGGATCTATAACTGCAATTTCAGCGGTATCACCTCCAGGAGGAGATATTTCAGAACCAGTTACTCAATCAACATTAAGAATAGTAAAAGTTTTCTGGGGACTTGATGCACAACTTGCATATAAGAGACACTTCCCATCAATTAACTGGTTAAATTCTTATTCATTATATGTTGATAAGATTGACAAATACTTAGATGAGACAGTTGCTCCAGATTGGTCTTCTTTAAGACTTAGAGCGATGACATTACTTCAAGAAGAAGCAAGCTTAGAAGAAATAGTAAGACTTGTAGGTCTTGATGCATTATCTGAAAAAGATAGATTAAAACTTGAAGTAGCAAAATCAATAAGAGAAGATTATCTTCAACAAAATGCGTTCCATGAAGAAGATACTTATACTCCGCTTGCAAAGCAATATAGAATGTTAAAAGCAATCTTAGCTTTCCAAGATGAAGCATTAAGAGCTCTTGATGCAGGAGTTTACTTAGATAAGGTATTAGCTCTTGAAGTTAGAGATAGAATTGCAAGAACTAAATATATATCTAAGAACGAATTAGAAAAAATCGACGATGTAATTGTTGAGTTAAAGCAAGCCGTAGATAAATTAATAAGTGAAGGAGGGCTAGCTGATGCTTAA